The window GTGGGTCAACCGACCGGACCTGGACTTCCGCGGGTTCTCCGGGCAGATCGCCGGAGGAGTCATCCGCCCTGGCGACCGGGTACGGGTGCTGCCTTCGGGCCAGGAGAGCACCGTCTCGCGGATCGTCACGGCTGACGGCGACCTGCCCGAGGCCGGTGCCGGTCAGTCGGTGACCCTCACCCTCGCGGACGAGATCGACATCAGCCGCGGCGACGTCATCGCGACCGCCGTCAACCCTCCGGAGGCCGCTGACCAGTTCGAGTGCCATCTGGTGTGGATGGGCGAGGAGCCGATGCTGCCGGGCCGGCCCTACCTGCTCAAGATCGGCACCCGCACCGTCGGCGCGGCGGTCACCCAGCCGAAGTACAAGGTCAACGTCAACACCCTGGAGCACCTCGCCGCACGTTCTCTCGAGCTCAACGAGATCGGCGTCGTCAACATCAGCCTCGACCGGCCGGTGCCGTTCGACCCCTATGGCGAGAACCGGGACATGGGCGGTTTCATCCTGATTGATCGGTTCACCCACGGCACGGTCGCGGCCGGGCTGCTGCACTTCGCGCTGCGACGCGCGCACAACGTGCACTGGCAGGCCGTCGAGGTCAACAAGAAGGCCCGTGCACTCGGCAAGGGCCAGCGACCGGCCGTCGTGTGGTTCACCGGGCTTTCCGGCGCCGGCAAGTCGACGATCGCCAACCTCGTCGAGAAGCGGCTGCACGACCAGGGCTTCCACACCTATCTGCTGGACGGTGACAACGTCCGGCACGGCCTGAACAAGGATCTCGGGTTCACCGAGGCCGACCGGGTGGAGAACATCCGCCGTGTCGCCGAGGTCGCGAAGCTCATGGTGGACGCCGGCCTCATCGTGCTCACCTCCTTCATCTCGCCGTTCCGCGCCGAACGACAA is drawn from Parafrankia irregularis and contains these coding sequences:
- the cysC gene encoding adenylyl-sulfate kinase: LAALESDSKKVGTQGDGLDFALLVDGLAAEREQGITIDVAYRFFSTERRKFIVADTPGHEQYTRNMVTGASTADLAVILVDARRGVLTQTCRHSYLVSLLGIRKVVLAVNKLDLVGYSKETFDAIEADYRQFAAQIGLSDIVAIPMSALAGDNITAPSPNTPWYTGPTLVGHLETVEIDDDLEDRPFRLPVQWVNRPDLDFRGFSGQIAGGVIRPGDRVRVLPSGQESTVSRIVTADGDLPEAGAGQSVTLTLADEIDISRGDVIATAVNPPEAADQFECHLVWMGEEPMLPGRPYLLKIGTRTVGAAVTQPKYKVNVNTLEHLAARSLELNEIGVVNISLDRPVPFDPYGENRDMGGFILIDRFTHGTVAAGLLHFALRRAHNVHWQAVEVNKKARALGKGQRPAVVWFTGLSGAGKSTIANLVEKRLHDQGFHTYLLDGDNVRHGLNKDLGFTEADRVENIRRVAEVAKLMVDAGLIVLTSFISPFRAERQLARSLFEDDEFIEVFVDAPLEVAESRDRKGLYAKARRGELINFTGIDSSYEAPVAPELHLDASGAVAAEASADFVIAHLRQAGVLTLPQTS